A region of Synergistaceae bacterium DNA encodes the following proteins:
- a CDS encoding ABC transporter permease, protein MKALTFAVRNSKEILREPLNLALGIGFPVVVLLLLSMIQANIPVELFAIDNLIPGIAVFGLAFISTFSGMLIATDRGTSFLMRLFTTPLTASDYIMGYTLPLLPMAVLQIVISYIAAFFLGLAINLNVLVSIVVLIPAAIM, encoded by the coding sequence TTGAAAGCATTAACATTTGCTGTACGTAACAGTAAAGAGATTCTTAGAGAACCTTTGAACTTAGCATTGGGGATAGGTTTCCCAGTGGTTGTATTATTACTCTTATCTATGATCCAAGCTAATATTCCTGTTGAATTATTTGCTATAGATAATCTTATTCCGGGAATAGCAGTATTCGGTCTTGCTTTTATTTCCACATTCTCTGGAATGTTAATAGCTACAGACAGGGGTACTTCTTTTTTGATGCGGTTGTTCACAACTCCACTTACTGCCTCTGATTATATTATGGGTTATACTCTTCCACTGCTACCAATGGCAGTACTTCAAATTGTCATAAGTTATATTGCTGCATTCTTTTTAGGCTTAGCCATAAACCTTAATGTTTTGGTGTCCATAGTTGTGCTTATACCAGCAGCTATAATG